The genomic segment AACTCTATAGTGCCTTTTTGTAAAATTCTTATGGCTCTTGCCTCACAATTTAAGTTACCATCACTATCTCTTTCTTTAAACAAGAATTTGCTAACAGCTGTTTGATATTGTATTATAAGCTTTTCATCTCCATATACATAGCAAACTTTCTCTAAAATATTTGGTAGATTTTTATCTATACGGCTGGCTCTATCATACTTGTTATACACATACCATAACATGTATTCCACTGTTCCTATTAATTCATATGGTTTGTCCTCTTCTTCTCTTCCTAATGGTGATTTTCCTCCTAAGTCAATGTTAACTCCTTTGCATACTAAATGATCTAAATTTGTATTATATTTGCTAATATGTATTACTGTTTCTCCAAGATTTATTATCTTGAAACTGACTAAATGAGTCAGGTTCTTAAAATACTCTCTTATTTTTATATCTGAGTGTCCTTTATATTCTGAGTTTTCAGTTAATATAGCAAACTCTAAGTCCGAATATGGAGTAATTTGTTCCAAAGCTAGTGAGCCAAGTCCTATAACTGCATAGCTGCAAGGAGGTGAGTGTATTTCTTGTTCACTATCTTTATATAATTTGGCTAAGAATTCTTTCATTTCTAAAGTGATTATATTTACAAATAGGTTTTTGGCTCCTGTTACATACAAAATTTCACGCTCCTCTATGGAATATATATTTTCTGGCGTTTTGCTAAATTTTAAATAATTCTCTATTTCTTTAATCTTATTGCTAGTTTGGAGCCTCAGTTTATACAATATGCTTTTATTTTCTTCTATTTCTTGTTTGAGATCTTTTATATTAATAGTAGTTGACTTATTATTACTAATAGCAGATAACAGGCTCTGTTTTATTCCACTGAGTTCTTCATATAGATTTTCTTTTGATATCTGTGCGTGAAGACCGGTTGGTTTTGTTTTTTGCTCAATTATAGTAGCAATGTATTGATATAGGACAGCTGTATCTGTATAGTATTTAAGATTCCCAGTTAACTTACCAATTGTTTTAGTGAAATGAGCTAATCCTTCAAATACTGCTATTATGCTATTTATTTCTTCTATAGTGTTTTTATGAGCCAACTCTCTCAACAAAGGTTTATAGCTTTCTTCTATTTGTTTTAGTTGCTTAATCTTTATATTAATATTTTGAGTCGATAATAATACCATATCTACATGAGACTTGATTTCCTCAATCTCATCTTTGATGTTTATTATTATTTTCGTTGGTTTATGAATTAAACTCTCTTTCATAAGAATATGATACTTGGTGATGACATATTTTTACTTAAGCCAAATTACCGTAATTGATTACGTTGTATGTTTAATTGTTTGTCTATGTAGTCTCTCATGCTTCTTAATTCCGATATTCTTACTAAAAGCTTAGTTTTTTCTGCTTGTGTTAACATCATACTGTCCAATTGTTTTTTACATACTCGCATTAAACCATCATATGCATCAGATTTTGTGAAGTCAGTATTTCTGCTTTGTAACCTTGCTAAGTTAAAAATCATTTCTATAATCTCTAAATCATTTTCATTCGGTAGAGCAGTTCTTTTGCCATCCTATCTATAAATTGCTTATAATTTACGGATCTATCATATAATTGAAGCAATATATTTCCTAAATTATTATAAACCGAAGCCGTTTTCTTTTTAGGTAATTTCGTAAATTGTACTAATATACCGGAAGAAGATTCGCTACCTATAAATTGACCTAATATTCTTTGCAAATACTCTGCTTTTTTATTTATATCTTTTGTGATCACAACTAGTTCTGCATAATATTTTGCTATTCGTTCATCACATTCTACTTGGTTATAGATATCTTCTTTAGGAATTATTATTGAAGGTAGTACACCAGGTGTATAATTCGCCTTATATTCCACATTACTATCTTTTAAATTCTGATATAACTGTATCAACTCGTGTAATTTTATTTCCGCACTTTGATAAGCCCCATTTTTTATATCAATATTTATCTCTTCTCCATTTACTATTCCTATTCCACTTCTAGAACTTAGATATCCTTCAAAAAGCCCTAACCTGTTTCCTAAATATTGCGATAATTCAAAATATTTAATTGCTTCCGCTTTATTCCATTGATATATATGAGTTCTTCCTAATGAATATATTATTCTAGTATATATCTCTGGTAAATCCTTAACTACGGCAAGTTCTGTATATACTTCCTCTTTATCTAATTTATCAAAATTAAATTTGATTTTACTTCGACTGATTACATAGTCTTCTGCAAGATTCTGAGCGTATTTTAATATTCTATAAGACTTCTTTTTATCATGTTCATTGTATGTATAATAATTTGATAATGAATGCAAACTAGATAAATAATGTATTAATTGATCTGCTAATAATTCCCCTGTTTTAAAATTAATTTGTATCTCTCCAGTATTATTGTTATATTGTATTAATAATCTTTCTATTTGCTTAACAAGACTATAATTCTTATATTTTTGTTCTTTTGTTATATTATCAGCAGAAAAATCTATATTTTTTATTACATCAAAAAACTTATCTAATTCTGTTATCACTTCAAGGTGGTTAATCTGAGTATTTTTATCAGATATGGTTAGTTCTTGCTTTATAGTGTTAGCTATAATTGCTATTACAGCTAACACCATAAAACCAATAAAAATACTTAATATAATTATTTTGTTTGATATTATTCGTGAGAATACGCTTTGTTTTTGTTTGATATCGTTCTCAGTAAAGTATGTTTTGGTTGTGAATAACTCATGAGAAGTATCTACCTTTGTGCTAATAATATTAAATCGTAACTGCTCAAATTCAGCAAATAATTTATCACAATTAATTTCTGGTAATAAACTATTTAATATTTGAAATACATTATAAAAATATTTCTCTTTGATAGAGAGATCAATAATATTTCTAAACAACGATCTTTCTAATATAAATTTATTTATAGTATCATCCATGATCAAAAGAATTATATTTTGATTATCATCTATAAGAGCTTGCTCTCCATTTTTTTGTGATAACACGCGCAACTTATAGTTACAGCCCAACTCTTGAGAGGTATCCATTTTATAGTTTGCTAGTACATTAATACCAGCTATTCTTAAATGTCTTATCAACGATAATAAAGTAGGATTTTGCTTATTACAATTAATAGAGCAGGAAATTTTATACTTATTAGCTAAAAAAGATATATATTTTAACTGCTTCTCAAGAATAGCTTGCGTAAGCAAATCCAAGTAATGATTTTTAATAAATTTAAACTCTGACGATCTTTCAATAAAATCGATAATAGCTTCTTGAGAATGTCCTTTTATTTTTAGCAAGATATTTTGTATATGAGTTTCAACAGTCCTTGGAGCAATGAATAAAATTTCCGCTATCTTTTTAGTACTTCTTACATTCAAAATACAAGAAATTATATCCACTTCTCTGACAGTAAAAGTTATTCCATTTATATGCATAGTATCGTCAAGTTGTTAAGAACAGTTAGAACGTTGGTCATAATCTTGAGAATTTGGGGGCACCGTCAAGTTAAATACTCAAGAGCGTAAAAGCTCTATACTTTTATATTTCAGGAAGCAAGAAGCCTTGCGGTAGCTTCATCCCAGATTGATTTAGCAACAGCAAAAGCAGCTCTTTGTTCCTTAGCATTTTTTGTATATCGCCCAACATCAATAGTAAATATATTTCTTACCTTACCCATCAACGATAACGTTTTTTGAACCGAATTAGGAGATTTGAATTTAATTAATACTTTTTCTTTCCGACGAGTAGGCTGATGAGCGTTTTCAGCTCGATTATTTAATCCTTTATGAGAACGATGATGTGTCTTGTGGCACATATGGAGTATTGGTTTTTAATAGCTCTTTAGTTTATCCGCAACAATAACTCTCGGCGCTTGATAATTTCCTAGTAACCTTGTTAAGAAGCGGATAACCGCTTTCTTATTACAGCGCTTTTGTAATAATACTTCTAGCTCGTAACCGTCAGCATCAACAGCACGCCAAAGTATAAACATTTCGCCATTAATTTTGACTGTCATCTCATCTAAATGCCATTTATCCGTTGGTTTACGTTCTCTCTTTCTAATTACTTCTTGAAAATTAGCTGCAAACTTATAACGCCAAAATCTTACCGTCTCATGACTCAAGATAACTCCACGGTACTCCATTTGCTCATGTATATCACGGTAACTATTATTAAATCTATGGTAAAGCCAGACTACAGGGCTAATGATTGATACCGGGAAGCGGTGCCTTTTTGGAGCTCGATGCATATGCATAAAAAACTGAGAATAAGTTATGATAAAGATCCATTATATAGATTGCTATTCTCCTTTTCTCAACCTCATAAATTGTTCCTTACTTAACTTGACGGTGCCTTTGCAACAGTGCCGTTTTAAAATTATCTTAATATCTTTTAATTATAACGATAGTTTCTATTATAAGCTTTATAAGTAAGAAAAAAGACAATACAATCAACAAAGGGGCAAATATAAACCCCATTATATTATATTCCATTCCTTAACCCAAGTTAATAGATTCAAATAAAAATACTGTAACAATAAAAGCAATATTAGAAGAAAGTTTTTTATTTAAAAAATCGAAAAAATTAATTTTAACCCATAATTTTATAAAACCAAAGTGAAGTAAGATTGTTATAACGCCCATAAAAATCATTGCAGGTATGAAAATGGCTAAGTTAAGTACTCCTATACTACCAACTCTACTTATCAACGTTAAATGCGGTTCAGGTAACAAATCTATATAAATATAAATTAAAAATAGAGTTGGATGACTTATAGTAAGAAAAAAAAATAAAGGAGCTTTATAAAAGGCTATCTTAGACATAAAAACATGACATAATTTAAGGATATACTGGTATATTTTAGGTTGATACGGCCAGGTATTATTGTAAGGAGCCATCAGAGTTTCATCTGGCGAACATTACAAGTTAATTATCTGATTATTGGATAAATTTTAACTATAAGATATATGATCAAGATGACACCGTCAAGTTAAGTAAGGAATAATTTATGAGGTTGAGAAAAGGAGAATAGCAATCTATATAATGGTTCTTGATCATAACTTATTCTCAGTTTCTTATGCATATGCATCGAGCGGTACCATCAAGTTGATGAAAGAGTTATAACGTAATATTATATTTTAAATTCCCTGGGTGAAGTGAGGTAAGATATGATAGAGCGTTATAAAGGCTATAGGGTACCCAAAGTCTGTGATTGGTTTCGCAGTAAGGTATTATTTCAGGTATAAGCTTAGCTTAAGGGATCTAAGTGAACTGTTACTAGATAGAGGTATTGAGGTAAGCTACGAGGCTATACGGAATTGGATTAATGTTTGGGGAGTAGTTTATGCGCAAGCAAGAAGAAAACGCAAAGGTTCAACTTATAGAGATAAGTGGCATGTTGACGAGGTCAGAGTAGTAATTAAAGGACAAGTATTTTGGCTGTGGCGTTTAATTGACGCTGATGGTCAAGAGATTGAAATATTACTGCAAAAACACCGAAATGCTAATTCAGCTACAAGATTTCTAAAAAAAACTTTAAAGCTTGTAGGTAAGGCTCTCAGAGTAATGGTTACCGATAAGCTCAGAAGTTATGGAAAGGTACATAGAACCTTAATGAAATCTTCTGAACACAAGTCGCATAAAAGGCTTAATAATTTAATCGAAGAATCTCATCAACCTACCAGAGAGAAAGAACGACAGATACGTAAGTTTAAATCAGTTACATCCGCTCAAAAGTTGCTATCCTCTATGGACTATCGCAATAACTTCCTCAAGATTACTGCCCATCGTTTAACTCTTCTAAACAACTTAACGGTACCACGTTACCCATCTTTGCAGAGTAGCATAATCTATTTTAGCGCCTCTAATGCTAGCCATTTCTTCTAAATCAGGATAACTTAGAAAAAATCTACATTTCATATAAACAAAGAGCATAATTATCTCCGGCGATGAACAAAATCCTTTGAAGTGCTTGACGAGTTTCGAAGAAATATTAAACTATTTTTTAAGCCTGTTATCGCAGATTTAAAGATCTCTGACAATAGATGCGACAGAACCTTCCTATGTATTATATACATAAGTAATTGATTAGGTATTTAATACGTATAGATTAATTTACAGATTCCTTTTATAATTAATTTTTTATTAATAATATATAAATATTAGCGTAGGTTTTATGGAAGACAATTGTAAAAATTTTGATCACTTACTAGCACATATATTGAATTATGTAAGCAACGAGCTAGCTTATTCCTTGCAAATAATTAAACTAGAATATCTGTTCGACAAAATTAATGAAGATAATTTTTCTCACGTAGTAGATTCTACAGAATTAAATATTATTATGTCTAAATTTTATAAACTAGCGATTTATAACTTAATTGTCTTAATGGATAGCAAATTTGAAGGCTCTGTCACACCTATAATTAAAGATCATTTAGAAAGAGAGTATATAAGATTCTGGCGTTAATTTGAGCGCCGTCAAGTTAAGCTTAAAATGTGATTCTGTCGCATCTGTAATTGAAAGTTAAGAAGAAGTAGAGAAACTAAGATTTTGGACGTAATTAAGCTATTAACATTTTAAAATTCTTGAAAGTAGAAAGATTATCATTAACTCCAATTATTTGTCCTTTTTGGATTGATCTTGTACTAGTTTTCCGGACACTGAATCATGCGATTGATAATAAATTTTGTTCGAATAATACAGGTATGTTGTAAGCGATAGTAGAGTGTCTACGTATACGGTTATAATAGCATTCGATATATTCGACAATTGAAGATTTGGCTATTTCTCTATTTTGGTACCTCATATCATTAATTAATTCAACTTTTATGGTGTGGAAGAAAGATTCCATAGCAGCATTATCATAACAACAACCTTTAGCGCTCATGCTACACTGGAGGTTAGGGCGCTTTATTAAAGCTTGGTATGCGCTGGAACAATACTAAGATCCACGATCAGAATGAATAATGGCTCTTTGCGGTAACTTACGTCTAAACATCGCCATTAATAGAGCATCAGTAAAAAGAGTTGCACGCAGAGTTTTGCTCGTTGACCATCCTATTACCGCTCTGGAATATAAATCAATAAACACACACAGATACAGCCACCCTTCCTGCGTATGGATATACGTAATGTCAGTGACCCATTTTTGGTTAGGTGCAGCAGCCGTGAAGTTCTGCTCCAATAAATTAGGGGCTACAGGCCTATTGTGGTTAGAATCGGTTGTGACCTTGAATTTTCGTCTTGCTTTAGCTGTAAGTCATATAAGTTTCATACGTTTCGCTACTATCTTACGAGTGCACGCTATTCCTCTATATTTTAACTCATGGTAAATTCTAGTAGAACCATAACGTTCTTGATGCTCGATAAATATCGATTCTATAAGAATATCAAGCTGTCTATACCTACTAAACCTTTTGCTAATAGGATTACTCAACCACTCGTAATAACTGCTTTTCGCTACCTCGAGCATCTCACACATTAACCTTACACCACATTTATCTCCATTATTTTTAATAAAAGCGTATTTTACTTCTCTAGACTTGCAAAATACGCTGTAGCCTTTTTTAGGATTTCTCTCTCCTATTCTACTCGCTTTAGCTCTCGGCGTAAACGTTGATTTTCAATCAATAATTCTTGATAATGATGCGACACTCCAGTAGGCGTTTTT from the Candidatus Trichorickettsia mobilis genome contains:
- a CDS encoding IS6 family transposase; the encoded protein is MHMHRAPKRHRFPVSIISPVVWLYHRFNNSYRDIHEQMEYRGVILSHETVRFWRYKFAANFQEVIRKRERKPTDKWHLDEMTVKINGEMFILWRAVDADGYELEVLLQKRCNKKAVIRFLTRLLGNYQAPRVIVADKLKSY
- a CDS encoding IS3 family transposase, whose amino-acid sequence is MCEMLEVAKSSYYEWLSNPISKRFSRYRQLDILIESIFIEHQERYGSTRIYHELKYRGIACTRKIVAKRMKLI
- a CDS encoding transposase — protein: MCHKTHHRSHKGLNNRAENAHQPTRRKEKVLIKFKSPNSVQKTLSLMGKVRNIFTIDVGRYTKNAKEQRAAFAVAKSIWDEATARLLAS
- a CDS encoding IS6 family transposase; protein product: MGYPKSVIGFAVRYYFRYKLSLRDLSELLLDRGIEVSYEAIRNWINVWGVVYAQARRKRKGSTYRDKWHVDEVRVVIKGQVFWLWRLIDADGQEIEILLQKHRNANSATRFLKKTLKLVGKALRVMVTDKLRSYGKVHRTLMKSSEHKSHKRLNNLIEESHQPTREKERQIRKFKSVTSAQKLLSSMDYRNNFLKITAHRLTLLNNLTVPRYPSLQSSIIYFSASNASHFF
- a CDS encoding DDE-type integrase/transposase/recombinase; the protein is MEQNFTAAAPNQKWVTDITYIHTQEGWLYLCVFIDLYSRAVIGWSTSKTLRATLFTDALLMAMFRRKLPQRAIIHSDRGS
- a CDS encoding helix-turn-helix transcriptional regulator — its product is MHINGITFTVREVDIISCILNVRSTKKIAEILFIAPRTVETHIQNILLKIKGHSQEAIIDFIERSSEFKFIKNHYLDLLTQAILEKQLKYISFLANKYKISCSINCNKQNPTLLSLIRHLRIAGINVLANYKMDTSQELGCNYKLRVLSQKNGEQALIDDNQNIILLIMDDTINKFILERSLFRNIIDLSIKEKYFYNVFQILNSLLPEINCDKLFAEFEQLRFNIISTKVDTSHELFTTKTYFTENDIKQKQSVFSRIISNKIIILSIFIGFMVLAVIAIIANTIKQELTISDKNTQINHLEVITELDKFFDVIKNIDFSADNITKEQKYKNYSLVKQIERLLIQYNNNTGEIQINFKTGELLADQLIHYLSSLHSLSNYYTYNEHDKKKSYRILKYAQNLAEDYVISRSKIKFNFDKLDKEEVYTELAVVKDLPEIYTRIIYSLGRTHIYQWNKAEAIKYFELSQYLGNRLGLFEGYLSSRSGIGIVNGEEINIDIKNGAYQSAEIKLHELIQLYQNLKDSNVEYKANYTPGVLPSIIIPKEDIYNQVECDERIAKYYAELVVITKDINKKAEYLQRILGQFIGSESSSGILVQFTKLPKKKTASVYNNLGNILLQLYDRSVNYKQFIDRMAKELLYRMKMI
- a CDS encoding IS3 family transposase — translated: MSAKGCCYDNAAMESFFHTIKVELINDMRYQNREIAKSSIVEYIECYYNRIRRHSTIAYNIPVLFEQNLLSIA